Proteins encoded by one window of Erwinia pyrifoliae DSM 12163:
- a CDS encoding PsiF family protein, which yields MKVNLLMTAALLSLMAAGYAGAAEKTAQQIKMTVCNQQAGEKSLKGDERKTFMSNCLKKDSKTAGITPQQSNMKACNSQAGEKMLKGEARKTFMSSCLKKV from the coding sequence ATGAAAGTTAACTTACTCATGACGGCTGCTCTGCTGTCGCTGATGGCAGCAGGTTATGCCGGAGCCGCAGAAAAAACGGCTCAGCAGATCAAGATGACCGTATGTAATCAGCAGGCGGGCGAAAAGTCGCTGAAAGGCGATGAACGCAAAACTTTTATGAGCAACTGTCTGAAAAAAGATAGCAAAACTGCAGGAATAACCCCGCAGCAGAGCAATATGAAGGCTTGTAATTCTCAGGCCGGTGAAAAAATGCTCAAGGGTGAAGCGCGTAAGACTTTTATGAGTAGCTGCCTGAAAAAAGTCTGA
- the lpxO gene encoding lipid A hydroxylase LpxO: MVALIIIGIFIISVIYAHSRGVEKQKFSRQLFDHSTFMAPINMFMTGLSRLPPKQAFFDSTAFPELSKLTDNWQAIREEAVRLQDHIKASQTHNDAGFNTFFKRGWKRFYLKWYGDAHPSAKVLCPVTSELLSQIPSVKAAMFAELPAGSHLGKHRDPYAGSVRYHLGLQTPNDDDCFIEVDGQRHSWRDGEATLFDETYVHWAQNATQQTRIILFCDIERPMKWRWAQAVNRWVGAKVMSAASSPNDDNDRTGAINRIFKYVNRVRDAGQNLKKRNRTYYYWVKHSLIVLIFALIVIPSVIL, translated from the coding sequence ATGGTGGCGTTAATTATTATCGGTATTTTTATTATCAGCGTGATCTACGCGCATTCCAGGGGCGTGGAAAAACAGAAATTCTCGCGCCAGCTGTTCGATCATTCGACATTTATGGCACCGATCAATATGTTTATGACCGGGCTGTCCAGGCTGCCGCCGAAACAGGCATTTTTCGACAGTACAGCGTTCCCGGAACTCTCCAAATTGACCGATAACTGGCAGGCGATCCGTGAAGAGGCCGTGCGCTTGCAGGATCATATTAAAGCGTCGCAAACGCATAATGACGCGGGTTTCAATACCTTTTTTAAACGCGGCTGGAAACGTTTTTACCTTAAATGGTACGGCGATGCGCATCCGTCAGCCAAAGTACTGTGCCCGGTAACCAGCGAGTTACTTAGCCAGATCCCCTCGGTCAAGGCGGCGATGTTTGCCGAGCTTCCGGCAGGGAGTCATTTAGGCAAGCACCGCGATCCCTATGCAGGATCGGTGCGCTACCATCTGGGGCTGCAAACGCCCAATGATGATGACTGTTTCATTGAAGTTGACGGTCAGCGCCATAGCTGGCGCGACGGTGAAGCGACCCTTTTTGACGAAACCTACGTTCACTGGGCGCAAAATGCGACTCAACAGACGCGGATAATCCTGTTTTGCGACATTGAACGGCCCATGAAGTGGCGCTGGGCCCAGGCGGTCAACCGCTGGGTGGGCGCGAAAGTCATGTCTGCCGCCAGTTCGCCCAACGATGATAATGACCGGACAGGGGCAATTAACCGTATTTTTAAATATGTTAATCGCGTCAGGGATGCCGGGCAGAACCTGAAAAAGCGCAACCGCACTTACTACTACTGGGTTAAGCATTCGCTGATCGTATTAATCTTTGCGCTGATCGTCATACCCAGCGTTATCCTGTAA
- the proC gene encoding pyrroline-5-carboxylate reductase: MMKKKIGFIGCGNMSKAIIAGLVSAGQFKAENIWVFDHKPATNQAMQQQYGITPADSARQVAEQADILFGAVKPNMILSVLKDVAGSLNKETLVVSIAAGITLDALASVLGHDRKIVRVMPNTPALVNEGMSSVTPNVLVTKEEADEVVHIFSGFGKAALVPEYLIHAVVGVSGSAPAYVFMFIEAMADAAVLGGMPRAQAYQFAAQSVKGAAQMVLQTGKHPGELKDMVCSPGGTTIEAVKVLEQKGLRSAVIEAMQQCMNKSEQMSKQ; this comes from the coding sequence ATGATGAAAAAGAAAATTGGTTTTATTGGCTGCGGCAATATGTCCAAAGCCATTATTGCTGGCCTGGTTTCGGCCGGGCAGTTTAAAGCGGAGAATATCTGGGTCTTCGACCATAAACCCGCCACGAATCAGGCCATGCAGCAGCAGTACGGCATTACCCCGGCAGACAGCGCCCGCCAGGTGGCGGAACAGGCGGATATTCTGTTTGGTGCGGTCAAGCCAAATATGATTCTGTCCGTGCTGAAAGATGTGGCCGGCAGCCTGAATAAAGAGACGCTGGTGGTTTCCATCGCGGCGGGTATCACGCTGGATGCGCTGGCTTCAGTGCTCGGCCATGACCGTAAAATCGTGCGCGTTATGCCAAACACCCCGGCTCTGGTTAACGAAGGCATGAGTTCGGTTACCCCGAACGTGCTGGTTACCAAGGAAGAGGCCGATGAAGTGGTACACATCTTTAGCGGTTTCGGCAAAGCGGCGCTGGTGCCGGAATACCTGATCCACGCGGTCGTAGGCGTAAGCGGTTCCGCGCCGGCCTATGTGTTTATGTTTATCGAAGCGATGGCGGATGCGGCAGTGCTGGGAGGAATGCCTCGTGCGCAGGCGTATCAGTTCGCAGCGCAATCGGTAAAAGGTGCCGCGCAGATGGTACTGCAAACCGGTAAACATCCGGGTGAACTCAAGGATATGGTGTGCTCGCCGGGCGGCACCACCATTGAAGCGGTGAAAGTTCTGGAGCAGAAAGGCTTACGTTCAGCGGTGATCGAAGCCATGCAGCAATGTATGAATAAGTCAGAACAGATGAGCAAGCAGTAA